The Candidatus Palauibacter australiensis genome window below encodes:
- a CDS encoding transporter substrate-binding domain-containing protein: MKFKATVPMAKRPLLAGLALAGAGCGDTVEPQPSAACGDAPLTVAFYAFYPPVSYSADEDPNSPGFSRHMGYEADLLSALEAMPGTGFSFVRRPIADWPGIWLLPSTSSFDMAGGGITILESRTVDDAGTPAVAFTSGHITFRQSLLVRSEDAARLSSYDALTSAVRVGVLPGTTGEARLLQITGIVDGSGVLRAGTRVETPAGTVVADGTGTYTITPAMASPVLQGRTRLHPPSDDMPEVVYLGRESGETELFDALRDGRIDAVASGEIRGGEAAHTSGGAFVVAGRDSLVEFGGFTLDAEDRDLLACVDARIDWLTDERRTGFADWLANPSVFRQRAALWPGG, encoded by the coding sequence GTGAAGTTCAAGGCGACGGTGCCAATGGCGAAGCGGCCGCTTCTGGCCGGGCTCGCTCTCGCCGGTGCGGGCTGCGGGGACACCGTGGAGCCGCAGCCGTCGGCGGCGTGCGGCGACGCTCCGCTCACGGTGGCGTTCTACGCCTTCTATCCGCCCGTCAGCTACAGCGCGGACGAGGACCCGAACTCGCCCGGGTTCAGTCGGCACATGGGCTACGAGGCCGACCTCCTCAGCGCGCTCGAAGCCATGCCCGGCACGGGGTTCTCATTCGTACGCCGCCCGATCGCAGACTGGCCCGGAATCTGGCTCCTGCCCTCGACGTCCAGCTTCGACATGGCCGGCGGCGGCATCACGATTCTCGAGTCGCGGACGGTCGACGATGCCGGCACGCCGGCGGTGGCGTTTACGTCCGGCCACATCACGTTCCGCCAGTCGCTGCTCGTGCGCAGCGAGGACGCCGCGCGGCTCTCCTCCTACGACGCGCTCACGAGCGCGGTGCGCGTGGGCGTTCTCCCGGGGACGACGGGAGAGGCGCGGCTGCTCCAGATCACGGGAATCGTGGACGGTTCCGGCGTGCTTCGAGCGGGGACGCGCGTGGAGACGCCCGCCGGCACCGTCGTGGCGGACGGTACGGGCACGTATACGATCACGCCCGCCATGGCATCGCCCGTCCTGCAGGGCCGGACCCGCCTTCACCCCCCATCCGATGACATGCCCGAGGTGGTGTACCTCGGCCGGGAGTCGGGCGAGACGGAATTGTTCGACGCCCTGCGCGACGGACGCATCGACGCCGTGGCCAGCGGGGAGATCCGTGGCGGCGAGGCCGCGCACACCTCGGGCGGAGCGTTCGTCGTGGCCGGCCGGGACTCTCTCGTCGAGTTCGGGGGGTTCACGCTGGATGCGGAGGACCGCGATCTGTTGGCCTGCGTAGATGCCCGAATCGACTGGCTGACCGACGAACGCCGCACAGGCTTCGCGGATTGGCTCGCCAACCCGTCCGTCTTCCGGCAGCGGGCCGCCCTTTGGCCCGGCGGATGA
- a CDS encoding M20/M25/M40 family metallo-hydrolase, whose amino-acid sequence MYAPYARTITGLIVSILFLMAIVGGAPAGAAAQVPGDDVRRLAEHPAVRSAFEIIEELEPTTIRELIELTEVPAPPFMEDERARVYAQWLREAGADSVFIDEEGNAIGIRYGRGGARGSTPEGERRTVALSGHLDTVFPADVDVTVTQRGDTLFAPGIGDDTRGLIAVLTVLRALEAAGIETEADVQFIGTVGEEGLGDLRGMKYLFREGADPIHTWIDIDGTGLGRIVNKGLGSHRFRVTFRGPGGHSWGAFGLASPAHALGRGIRHFQDVADTLTRSGPRTSYNVGRLGGGTSVNAIPFEAWMEVDMRSESEESLARIDAAFRDAMGRALAEENALRRAGPEIELELDQIGDRPSGEVADDHPLVERAIAVMPLFGAVPALTRSSTDSNIPISLGIPAVTIGSGGMGSGAHSPGEWWINRDGHLGIQANLLLLVSEAGLAEPIP is encoded by the coding sequence ATGTATGCACCATATGCCCGCACTATCACCGGACTCATCGTCTCCATCCTCTTTCTCATGGCCATCGTCGGGGGCGCCCCGGCCGGGGCGGCGGCCCAGGTGCCGGGTGACGACGTGCGGCGCCTGGCCGAACATCCCGCGGTGCGGAGCGCCTTCGAGATCATCGAGGAACTCGAACCGACGACGATCCGCGAACTCATCGAACTCACCGAAGTTCCGGCGCCCCCCTTCATGGAAGACGAGCGCGCCCGGGTCTACGCGCAGTGGCTCCGCGAGGCCGGGGCCGACTCCGTGTTCATCGACGAGGAGGGCAACGCGATCGGGATCCGATACGGCCGGGGCGGCGCGCGGGGATCGACGCCGGAGGGGGAGCGGCGGACGGTGGCGCTGTCGGGACACCTGGACACGGTGTTCCCGGCGGACGTCGACGTGACGGTCACGCAGCGCGGGGACACGCTCTTCGCCCCCGGCATCGGCGACGACACGCGCGGCCTCATCGCGGTCCTAACCGTGCTGCGGGCGCTCGAGGCCGCCGGCATCGAGACCGAGGCGGACGTTCAGTTCATCGGGACGGTCGGAGAGGAAGGGCTCGGCGACCTGCGCGGGATGAAGTACCTGTTTCGCGAGGGCGCGGACCCCATCCACACCTGGATCGACATCGACGGCACGGGACTGGGCCGGATCGTGAACAAGGGGCTCGGCTCCCATCGCTTCCGCGTGACGTTCCGGGGCCCCGGCGGGCACTCCTGGGGCGCTTTCGGGCTGGCCAGCCCCGCCCATGCGCTGGGCCGCGGGATCCGTCATTTCCAGGATGTGGCCGACACCCTCACGCGATCGGGCCCGCGCACGAGCTATAACGTGGGGCGGCTCGGTGGCGGTACCTCGGTCAACGCGATTCCGTTCGAGGCCTGGATGGAAGTGGACATGCGCTCGGAGAGCGAGGAGAGCCTCGCGCGCATCGACGCCGCCTTCCGGGATGCGATGGGCCGGGCGCTGGCGGAGGAGAACGCCCTGCGCCGGGCGGGACCCGAGATCGAACTCGAACTGGACCAGATCGGAGACCGTCCCTCCGGAGAGGTCGCCGACGACCATCCCCTTGTCGAGCGGGCCATCGCGGTCATGCCCCTGTTCGGGGCGGTGCCCGCGCTGACCCGTTCGTCGACGGACTCGAACATCCCGATCTCCCTCGGCATCCCCGCGGTGACGATCGGGAGCGGCGGCATGGGGAGCGGGGCCCACTCGCCCGGCGAATGGTGGATCAACCGTGACGGCCACCTCGGGATCCAGGCGAACCTCCTCCTGCTGGTCAGCGAGGCGGGGCTGGCCGAGCCCATCCCCTGA
- a CDS encoding alpha/beta fold hydrolase, with product MGLRMLVAAGCVLASPALAQEPDADPEGSGGGVEGRWVGSVVLPTGELPFSVTFERADGVLSATMDIQGAMDLPLTAVSHENDRVHFELETPIGLAAWDGALTGDAIEGDTIEGEFTQGVVTATFSVSRADLPEAEAEEPVPYREEEVSFENGDVHLEGTLTLPEGTGPFPGVVLITGSGPQDRDEIVAGFAVFRLLSDHLTRQGIAVLRYDDRGVGGSTGSVSSSTSSDFAGDALAGLARLSVHPEVDPARVGLAGHSEGAIVAPIAASRSDAVRFAVLLAGSTVPGTEILYEQSAAIQRASGVPEDRIEWNTDFQRRLFAALEAGEDLEAYREELGAAIREGIETLPEAQRATISDVDAYVQGQIDAQIDRVETPWFRYFLTYDPTEGLRGTRVPVLALFGGLDLQVLPDQNRPPLEEALAGNPDVTVEVLPRANHLFQAATTGSPAEYALLEKRFVDGFLDTISDWILARFGS from the coding sequence GTGGGCCTGAGAATGCTGGTCGCGGCCGGGTGCGTGCTGGCCTCTCCGGCGCTGGCGCAGGAGCCGGATGCGGATCCCGAGGGGAGCGGCGGAGGCGTCGAAGGAAGGTGGGTGGGATCCGTCGTGCTCCCCACGGGTGAGTTGCCCTTCTCGGTCACCTTCGAGCGCGCGGATGGCGTGCTCTCCGCCACGATGGACATCCAGGGAGCGATGGATCTTCCTCTCACTGCCGTGTCGCACGAGAACGACCGCGTGCATTTCGAACTCGAAACCCCGATCGGTCTCGCCGCGTGGGACGGAGCCCTCACGGGTGACGCCATCGAGGGTGATACTATCGAGGGCGAATTCACCCAGGGCGTCGTGACCGCCACGTTCTCCGTGTCGCGGGCCGATCTTCCTGAAGCGGAGGCGGAAGAGCCGGTGCCCTACCGCGAGGAGGAAGTCTCGTTCGAGAACGGCGACGTGCACCTCGAAGGCACGCTGACGCTGCCGGAAGGGACGGGACCGTTCCCGGGCGTGGTCCTGATCACGGGCTCGGGACCCCAGGACCGGGATGAGATCGTGGCCGGATTCGCCGTCTTCCGCCTCCTCTCGGATCACCTCACCCGACAGGGCATCGCCGTCCTCCGCTACGACGACCGCGGCGTCGGCGGCTCGACGGGCAGCGTCTCTTCCTCGACCTCGTCCGATTTCGCCGGGGACGCGCTGGCGGGGCTCGCGCGGCTCTCGGTGCACCCGGAGGTCGATCCCGCGCGCGTCGGCCTGGCGGGGCACAGCGAGGGAGCCATCGTGGCGCCCATTGCGGCCTCACGCTCGGACGCCGTCCGCTTCGCCGTGCTGCTGGCCGGTTCGACCGTGCCCGGCACCGAGATCCTGTACGAGCAGTCCGCGGCCATTCAGCGCGCGAGCGGCGTGCCCGAGGACCGCATCGAGTGGAATACCGACTTCCAGCGCCGTCTGTTCGCGGCCCTTGAAGCGGGGGAAGACCTCGAGGCGTATCGGGAGGAGCTGGGGGCCGCCATCCGCGAGGGCATCGAGACCCTGCCCGAGGCGCAGCGCGCGACGATCTCCGACGTCGACGCCTACGTGCAGGGCCAGATCGACGCGCAGATCGACCGCGTCGAGACCCCGTGGTTCCGCTACTTTCTCACGTACGATCCGACCGAAGGTCTCCGGGGCACGCGCGTGCCGGTGCTCGCGCTCTTCGGTGGGCTCGACCTGCAGGTGCTCCCCGACCAGAACCGCCCGCCGCTGGAGGAGGCGCTGGCCGGGAACCCGGACGTGACGGTCGAGGTGCTCCCGCGCGCCAATCACCTCTTCCAGGCCGCGACGACCGGATCCCCGGCCGAGTACGCGCTGCTCGAGAAGCGTTTCGTCGACGGCTTCCTCGACACGATCTCCGACTGGATCCTCGCCCGCTTCGGCAGCTGA
- a CDS encoding serine hydrolase — protein MSTRTESRLPTGLLIAAGVALLSAGCAPESVEPGEAVEVEDEAHIRGHIAGRVAHHLCAGVFVVGRDYERTVEEVVAQDLEPFDELRDDFQYRVDLETRTASVTGEGFGSRSAEYNGDQGCTILPIGVEDVAFEPTVVERRTPDPEMTAWPTGNAGAHHDPPPAEVDMAALDAALDWAMAQTEHHTRAVVVVYAGKILGERYAGGFGRNTPQISWSQGKSIAAALMGAAIQAGHLDIGLDDPAPVPEWQGEDDPRREIRIRDLLNMSSGLDFLNLGSDDERSRTHANEHGRIYFEGIDVFEHAIDQPMDTLPGAIFRYRNSDPLTVARIVRQAVEARGDDWLTYPQRILFDRIGARDYVLETDAWGNFIITGYDYGSAWDWARFGLLHLWDGVWPTPDGGSDRILPEGWVGFVSTPAPGAELLNYGGLFWVNRGGSHPGAPEDAYWALGAMGQYTAIIPSYDLVIVRLGPSPGDYSAYMSDIMGRVTAAIDR, from the coding sequence ATGAGTACTCGTACGGAGAGTCGTCTCCCCACCGGGCTCCTGATCGCCGCGGGCGTCGCCCTGCTGTCGGCGGGCTGCGCGCCGGAGTCGGTGGAACCCGGGGAAGCGGTGGAAGTGGAAGATGAGGCCCACATCCGCGGGCACATCGCCGGGCGGGTGGCGCACCACCTTTGCGCCGGCGTTTTCGTCGTGGGCCGGGACTACGAGCGCACGGTGGAGGAGGTCGTTGCGCAGGATCTCGAACCGTTCGATGAGTTGCGGGATGATTTCCAGTACCGCGTGGACCTCGAGACGCGCACGGCCTCGGTGACGGGAGAAGGTTTCGGCTCACGCTCCGCCGAATACAACGGAGATCAGGGATGCACCATCTTGCCGATCGGGGTCGAGGACGTGGCCTTCGAGCCGACGGTCGTCGAGCGTCGGACGCCGGATCCCGAGATGACCGCCTGGCCGACTGGCAATGCAGGGGCACACCACGATCCGCCCCCCGCGGAAGTGGACATGGCCGCGCTGGATGCGGCGCTCGATTGGGCGATGGCCCAAACCGAGCATCACACGCGCGCGGTGGTGGTCGTCTATGCCGGGAAGATCCTCGGCGAACGCTACGCCGGCGGCTTCGGGCGCAACACGCCGCAGATCTCCTGGTCCCAGGGCAAGAGCATTGCGGCCGCTCTCATGGGCGCGGCGATCCAGGCCGGTCATCTGGACATCGGCCTGGACGACCCGGCGCCCGTCCCGGAGTGGCAGGGAGAGGACGATCCGCGCCGGGAGATCCGCATCCGCGACCTCCTCAACATGAGTTCGGGGCTCGACTTCCTGAACCTGGGCTCCGATGACGAGCGCTCCCGGACGCACGCCAACGAGCACGGCCGGATCTACTTCGAGGGCATCGACGTGTTCGAGCACGCCATCGACCAGCCGATGGACACCCTGCCGGGCGCCATCTTCCGCTACCGGAACTCGGATCCGCTCACCGTGGCGCGCATCGTGCGGCAGGCCGTCGAGGCGCGCGGCGACGACTGGCTGACCTATCCCCAGCGCATCCTGTTCGACCGCATCGGGGCGAGGGACTACGTCCTCGAGACGGATGCGTGGGGGAACTTCATCATCACCGGCTACGACTACGGGAGCGCGTGGGACTGGGCGAGGTTCGGCCTCCTCCACCTGTGGGACGGCGTGTGGCCGACGCCGGATGGCGGGTCCGACCGCATCCTCCCGGAGGGGTGGGTGGGCTTCGTGAGCACGCCGGCTCCAGGCGCGGAACTCCTCAACTACGGCGGGCTGTTCTGGGTCAATCGCGGCGGGTCGCATCCGGGCGCCCCGGAAGACGCGTACTGGGCGCTCGGGGCGATGGGACAGTACACCGCCATCATCCCTTCGTACGACCTGGTGATCGTCCGGCTGGGACCGAGCCCCGGCGACTACAGCGCGTACATGTCCGACATCATGGGCAGGGTAACGGCGGCCATCGACCGTTAG
- a CDS encoding serine hydrolase: MRTQQPSWILPVLAAILLSSACRPEQGGQDEASQVAAAGEADISDAAHVRGHIAGMAAHHICAGVFVVGRDYQRPVEEVVAQDIRRFDHFKWQDDFEYAVNFETSTASVSGPDFGTQSAEYNGDQGCTVLPAGFDDVAFVPVVVERLNPDPVVTAWPTGDVGAYHDPAPAEVDMAALEAALDWTMAQTEHNTRALVVVYAGKILGERYAPGFTRNTPQLSWSQGKSIASTLVGAAIEAGHLDVGLDDPAPVPEWQGEKDPRREIRLRDILTMSSGLDF; the protein is encoded by the coding sequence ATGCGCACTCAGCAACCATCGTGGATCCTGCCGGTACTCGCGGCGATCCTCTTGTCCTCCGCCTGCCGGCCGGAGCAGGGAGGGCAAGACGAGGCATCCCAGGTGGCCGCCGCCGGTGAGGCCGACATCTCAGATGCGGCACATGTGCGGGGGCACATCGCCGGGATGGCGGCCCACCACATCTGCGCCGGCGTCTTCGTTGTGGGGCGAGACTACCAGCGCCCGGTCGAGGAGGTCGTGGCGCAGGACATCCGGCGGTTCGACCACTTCAAGTGGCAGGACGACTTCGAATATGCCGTGAACTTCGAGACGAGCACGGCCTCGGTCTCCGGGCCGGATTTCGGCACGCAATCCGCAGAGTACAACGGCGACCAGGGCTGCACCGTCCTTCCCGCGGGATTCGACGATGTCGCGTTCGTGCCGGTGGTGGTCGAACGACTCAACCCCGATCCGGTGGTGACCGCCTGGCCGACGGGCGACGTCGGCGCATATCACGATCCGGCGCCCGCGGAGGTCGACATGGCCGCGCTAGAGGCCGCCCTCGACTGGACGATGGCCCAGACCGAGCACAATACGCGCGCGCTGGTGGTCGTCTACGCCGGCAAGATCCTGGGCGAGCGCTATGCCCCAGGCTTCACGCGCAACACGCCGCAGCTCTCATGGTCCCAGGGCAAGAGCATTGCGAGCACCCTCGTGGGCGCGGCGATCGAAGCCGGCCATCTCGACGTCGGACTCGACGACCCGGCGCCCGTGCCCGAATGGCAGGGGGAGAAGGATCCGCGCCGCGAGATCCGCCTCCGGGACATCCTGACCATGAGTTCGGGGCTCGACTTCG
- a CDS encoding serine hydrolase, which translates to MKMLSRIRHRFRARASAGGILLVSACVAGCGDTHTVAEEDEAAHERSHIAGMAAHHICSGVFVVGRDYERSVEEVVAQDIRRFELFNWQDDFEYDVNFETRTASVSGEDFVTRSAEYNGDQGCTILPVDLENVTYEPQVVERLSPDPAATAWPTGDVGAYHDPPPPEVDMAALEAALDWTMAQTEHNTRALVVIYAGKILGERYAPGFTRNTPQISWSQGKSIASALVGAAIQAGHLDAGLDDPVPVPEWHGEDDPRRGIRIRDILNMSSGLDFLNLGLTDSLSWTHTNEHFRIYFEGIDVFEHAIDQPMDTLPGAVFRYRNSDPLTANHIVREAVEARGEDWLTYPQRILFDRIGARNYVLETDAWGNFIITGYDYGSAWDWARFGLLHLWDGVWPTPDGGSDRILPEGWAEFVSTPAPGAEALEYGGLFWLNRGGSLPRAPEDAYWAAGFMGQYTAIIPSYDLVIVRLGPSPGNTGAYLSDIIGEVTAAIDR; encoded by the coding sequence ATGAAGATGCTGTCGAGGATTCGTCATCGGTTCCGGGCCCGTGCGTCGGCGGGCGGTATCCTGCTGGTCTCCGCGTGCGTCGCCGGGTGCGGGGACACACACACCGTGGCCGAGGAGGACGAGGCGGCCCACGAGCGCTCGCACATTGCGGGAATGGCCGCACACCACATCTGCTCCGGCGTCTTCGTCGTGGGCCGGGACTACGAGCGTTCCGTCGAGGAGGTCGTGGCGCAGGACATCCGGCGCTTCGAACTGTTCAACTGGCAGGACGATTTCGAGTACGACGTGAACTTCGAGACGCGCACCGCCTCCGTCTCGGGAGAGGACTTCGTCACGCGCTCCGCCGAGTACAACGGCGACCAGGGCTGCACGATCCTGCCGGTCGACCTTGAGAACGTGACGTACGAGCCGCAGGTGGTCGAGCGGCTCAGCCCGGACCCGGCGGCGACGGCCTGGCCGACCGGCGATGTCGGCGCGTACCACGACCCCCCGCCGCCGGAGGTCGACATGGCGGCGCTTGAGGCGGCCCTCGACTGGACGATGGCCCAGACCGAGCACAACACGCGCGCGCTCGTCGTCATCTACGCGGGGAAGATCCTCGGGGAGCGCTATGCGCCCGGCTTCACGCGCAACACGCCCCAGATCTCGTGGTCCCAGGGGAAGAGCATCGCGAGCGCGCTCGTCGGCGCGGCGATCCAAGCGGGTCACCTCGACGCCGGACTCGACGACCCGGTGCCCGTGCCCGAGTGGCACGGGGAGGACGACCCCCGCCGGGGGATCCGCATCCGGGACATCTTGAACATGAGTTCGGGCCTCGACTTCCTGAACCTCGGCCTGACGGACTCGCTGTCGTGGACGCACACGAACGAACACTTCCGGATCTACTTCGAGGGGATCGACGTGTTCGAGCACGCCATCGACCAGCCGATGGACACGCTGCCGGGCGCCGTCTTCCGCTACCGGAACTCCGACCCGCTCACCGCCAACCACATCGTGCGCGAGGCGGTCGAGGCGCGCGGCGAGGACTGGCTCACCTACCCCCAGCGCATCCTGTTCGACCGCATCGGGGCGAGGAACTACGTCCTCGAGACCGACGCCTGGGGCAACTTCATCATCACCGGCTACGACTACGGGAGCGCGTGGGACTGGGCGCGGTTCGGTCTCCTCCACCTGTGGGACGGCGTGTGGCCGACGCCCGATGGCGGAAGCGACCGCATCCTGCCCGAGGGCTGGGCGGAGTTCGTCAGCACGCCCGCACCGGGCGCCGAAGCGCTGGAGTACGGCGGGCTGTTCTGGCTCAATCGCGGCGGCTCGCTTCCCCGCGCGCCGGAGGACGCCTACTGGGCCGCGGGATTCATGGGGCAGTACACCGCCATCATTCCGTCCTACGATCTGGTGATCGTCCGGCTGGGGCCGAGCCCCGGAAACACCGGTGCCTATCTTTCGGACATCATCGGCGAGGTGACGGCGGCGATCGACCGCTAG
- a CDS encoding amino acid permease, whose translation MKTPRAGFGLHTAAAVVVANMIGTGVFTSLGFQLESLRSGFALLMLWVVGGVAAVCGALTYAELGSTIRRSGGEYTFLSHIYHPAAGFVSGWISATIGFAAPTALAAITFGTYLSSVFPALPARWLAVGLVVLLSIVHGRTHRTSGGFQRWSTTAKVALILAFVAAGLSLVANPRDVGVRPSAEGVSSVFSAGFAVSLIFVSYSYSGWNAATYVTGELRDPRRTLPRALAAGTLLVMLLYVGLNYVFLRAAPAEEMVGRLEVGYIAAGYIFGPVGADLMGITLALLLVSTVSAMVLAGPRVLHAIGEDYPTFRFLSSINARGTPGVAIFTQAAISLLFILTESFETILVFSGFTMGLNTFLAAGGVFLLRRRQAAGGTADRSADGRGDGAAGPEAGDPYRTWGYPVTPLVFLAVTGWTLAYILRDRPLEAGLGLGLIAVGLAIYAVTRARDRRTRA comes from the coding sequence CTGAAGACTCCAAGGGCCGGGTTCGGCCTCCACACGGCGGCGGCGGTCGTCGTCGCCAACATGATCGGGACCGGCGTCTTCACGAGCCTCGGGTTCCAGCTCGAGTCTCTGAGATCCGGGTTCGCCCTCCTCATGCTGTGGGTCGTGGGCGGGGTCGCGGCCGTGTGCGGCGCCCTCACCTACGCCGAACTGGGGTCGACGATCCGGCGCTCGGGCGGCGAATACACCTTCCTCTCGCACATCTACCATCCCGCGGCCGGCTTCGTATCGGGCTGGATCTCGGCCACGATCGGGTTCGCGGCCCCCACGGCGCTGGCCGCGATCACGTTCGGGACCTACCTCTCGTCCGTCTTTCCGGCGCTGCCCGCCCGGTGGCTCGCCGTCGGGCTCGTCGTGCTGCTCTCGATCGTCCATGGCCGCACGCACCGCACCTCGGGCGGCTTTCAGCGCTGGTCGACGACGGCCAAGGTGGCGTTGATCCTCGCCTTCGTCGCGGCCGGGCTGTCCCTCGTCGCGAACCCCCGGGACGTCGGGGTGCGCCCCTCGGCGGAGGGCGTCTCGAGTGTGTTCTCCGCCGGGTTCGCCGTGTCGCTCATCTTCGTGTCGTACTCGTATTCGGGCTGGAACGCGGCGACGTACGTGACGGGCGAACTCCGCGACCCGCGGCGGACGCTCCCCCGCGCGCTGGCGGCGGGGACGCTGCTCGTGATGCTGCTCTACGTCGGACTCAACTACGTTTTTCTGCGGGCCGCCCCCGCGGAGGAAATGGTGGGACGGCTCGAGGTCGGTTACATCGCGGCGGGGTACATCTTCGGGCCGGTCGGGGCCGATCTTATGGGGATCACGCTCGCGCTCCTCCTCGTCTCCACCGTGAGCGCCATGGTGCTCGCGGGCCCGCGCGTCCTGCACGCGATCGGCGAGGACTACCCGACCTTCCGATTCCTGAGTTCGATCAACGCGCGCGGGACGCCGGGCGTGGCCATCTTCACGCAGGCCGCGATCAGCCTCCTCTTCATCCTCACGGAATCGTTCGAGACGATCCTCGTCTTCTCGGGCTTCACGATGGGCCTCAACACGTTCCTGGCGGCGGGCGGGGTGTTCCTCCTGCGCCGGCGGCAAGCTGCGGGCGGGACCGCAGACCGGAGCGCGGACGGTCGGGGGGACGGGGCCGCTGGACCCGAGGCGGGCGATCCGTACCGGACCTGGGGCTACCCGGTTACGCCGCTCGTCTTCCTGGCGGTGACAGGGTGGACGCTGGCCTACATCCTGCGCGACCGACCGCTCGAAGCGGGGCTGGGACTGGGGCTGATCGCGGTCGGCCTCGCCATCTACGCCGTCACGCGGGCGCGCGATCGACGGACCCGCGCTTGA
- a CDS encoding heavy metal-binding domain-containing protein produces the protein MIITSRNDLAGYRIVEEFGLVRGSTIRARHLGRDILAGLKTIVGGEIQEYTKMMAEAREQAVDRMEAEAAAAGANAILCVRFSTSYILGGTAEIVVYGSAVRVEEA, from the coding sequence ATGATCATCACCTCCCGAAACGACCTCGCCGGATACCGGATCGTCGAGGAATTCGGCCTCGTCCGCGGCAGCACGATCCGGGCGCGCCACTTGGGCCGCGACATCCTCGCCGGCCTGAAGACCATCGTGGGCGGCGAAATCCAGGAGTACACGAAGATGATGGCCGAAGCGCGGGAACAGGCGGTCGATCGGATGGAGGCCGAGGCGGCGGCGGCCGGCGCGAACGCGATCCTCTGCGTCCGCTTCTCCACCTCCTACATCCTGGGAGGGACCGCCGAGATCGTGGTCTACGGCTCTGCCGTCAGGGTCGAGGAGGCCTGA
- a CDS encoding EamA family transporter has translation MTARAASDVSAGSAGSTAPTRDLLLAFAAVYLVWGSTYLAIRFGVETIPPFLLGGTRFLAAGVILAVVSRRRGAPVPKRAEWRAATVSGVFMVVGGNGLVCWAAQYVPSGLTALLVATVPLWLVAIARLGPDREATSPLEVAGLVLGLGGVVLLVSSSGADIGIRGAGANQVVAGALIVVGASVCWAIGSMYNRRAALPQPPLYGTALTMAAGGLILVLIGLAAGEFGRLSLGDVSLRSWLSLIYLAAMGSIVAFSAYMWLLRNVRPAAAGTYAYVNPVVALFLGWWLADEAFTLPMLAGTVIIVAGVVLVQRGRAPKGGPRPATVRAPASR, from the coding sequence TTGACCGCGCGCGCCGCTTCCGACGTGTCGGCCGGCTCCGCCGGGTCCACCGCCCCCACCAGAGACTTGCTGCTGGCGTTCGCCGCGGTGTACCTGGTGTGGGGATCGACCTACCTCGCCATCCGCTTCGGCGTCGAGACGATCCCTCCCTTCCTTCTCGGGGGAACGCGCTTCCTCGCGGCAGGCGTGATTCTCGCGGTCGTGTCCCGCCGTCGGGGCGCGCCGGTCCCGAAGCGTGCCGAATGGCGGGCCGCCACCGTATCGGGCGTGTTCATGGTCGTCGGCGGCAACGGACTCGTGTGCTGGGCGGCGCAGTACGTGCCCTCGGGGCTCACGGCCCTGCTCGTGGCCACGGTGCCGCTGTGGCTGGTCGCGATCGCGCGCCTGGGACCGGACCGCGAGGCGACGAGTCCGCTGGAGGTCGCGGGGCTTGTCCTGGGCCTGGGCGGCGTCGTGCTCCTCGTGAGCAGTTCCGGGGCGGACATCGGGATCCGGGGAGCGGGCGCGAACCAGGTGGTGGCGGGGGCTCTCATCGTCGTGGGAGCGTCCGTCTGCTGGGCGATCGGCTCCATGTACAACCGGCGGGCCGCGCTGCCGCAGCCGCCGCTCTACGGTACCGCGCTCACGATGGCGGCCGGAGGTCTGATCCTCGTGCTGATCGGATTGGCGGCGGGAGAGTTCGGCCGCCTGTCGCTCGGCGACGTGTCCCTGCGGTCGTGGCTGTCGCTGATCTACCTGGCCGCCATGGGGTCGATCGTCGCCTTCTCGGCCTACATGTGGCTCCTGCGCAACGTCCGGCCCGCGGCGGCCGGGACGTACGCCTACGTCAATCCGGTGGTGGCGCTGTTCCTGGGCTGGTGGCTGGCGGACGAGGCGTTCACGCTGCCGATGCTGGCGGGCACGGTGATCATCGTGGCGGGCGTGGTGCTGGTACAGCGGGGGCGGGCGCCGAAGGGCGGCCCAAGGCCGGCAACCGTGCGGGCACCGGCCTCGAGGTAG